In Opitutus sp., one genomic interval encodes:
- a CDS encoding NAD-dependent malic enzyme, whose translation MNHLPFDSGLSSIGGPIWQRGTALLTNSLLNKGTAFTERERDALGLRGLLPPRVFTLDEQVARVLANVRRKDNALEKYIFLTTLQNRNETLFYRVMQDHAEEMIPIIYTPTVGQACLEYGAIFRRPRGLFISIDERGRIAEILRHWPLTDVRMIVVTDGERILGLGDLGALGMGIPVGKLALYTACAGLHPAYGLPITLDVGTDNAALREDPSYLGLTQPRVRGDAYDEFIAEFVEAVRSVFPRALLQWEDFGNTNAFRLLNDNRSTLCSFNDDIQGTAAVAVAGLLGALREIGGTLADQRLLFLGAGEAGTGIADLFVAAATAEGMAEADARARCWFVDSEGLVVQNRPGRKLAHHKLPYAHVHAPLRTLAEAVEAIKPTMLVGVSGQPATFTPAILRRMAEINKRPVIFALSNPTSQAECTAEAAYRETDGRVLFASGSPFAPVILNGRTYTPGQGNNVYIFPGVGFGALACGAKEVTDAMFLAAARRLAELVTPADLAVGRIYPALTRLREVSLELAIAVVAEARKAGLATIDLPEDPREALIASRFEAVYRDYV comes from the coding sequence ATGAATCACTTACCCTTCGACTCGGGACTGTCCTCAATCGGCGGTCCGATTTGGCAACGGGGCACCGCGCTCCTGACCAACTCGCTCCTCAATAAAGGCACCGCTTTCACCGAGCGCGAACGTGACGCCCTCGGCCTGCGCGGCCTGCTGCCGCCGCGCGTTTTCACCCTCGACGAACAAGTCGCCCGCGTGCTCGCCAACGTGCGCCGCAAGGATAACGCCCTCGAGAAGTACATCTTCCTCACCACTCTGCAAAATCGTAACGAGACGCTCTTTTACCGCGTCATGCAGGACCACGCCGAGGAGATGATTCCGATCATTTACACGCCCACGGTCGGCCAGGCCTGCCTTGAATATGGCGCCATTTTCCGCCGTCCGCGTGGCTTGTTCATCAGCATCGATGAACGCGGCCGTATCGCTGAAATCCTGCGCCACTGGCCACTGACCGACGTGCGTATGATCGTGGTCACCGACGGCGAACGTATCCTCGGCCTTGGCGATCTAGGCGCGCTCGGCATGGGTATCCCAGTCGGTAAACTCGCGCTCTACACCGCCTGCGCCGGCCTGCACCCAGCCTATGGCCTGCCCATCACGCTCGATGTCGGCACGGACAACGCCGCGCTGCGTGAAGATCCCTCCTACCTCGGCCTTACGCAACCGCGCGTGCGTGGCGACGCCTACGACGAGTTTATCGCCGAGTTTGTCGAGGCCGTGCGCTCGGTTTTCCCCCGCGCCCTGCTGCAATGGGAGGACTTCGGTAACACCAACGCATTCCGGCTGCTCAATGACAACCGCTCAACGCTTTGCAGCTTCAATGACGACATCCAGGGCACCGCCGCCGTCGCTGTTGCCGGCTTGCTCGGTGCCCTGCGCGAAATCGGCGGCACCTTGGCCGATCAGCGCCTGCTCTTCCTTGGCGCCGGTGAAGCGGGCACCGGGATAGCCGACCTCTTCGTCGCTGCCGCCACCGCCGAAGGCATGGCGGAGGCCGATGCCCGCGCGCGCTGCTGGTTCGTGGATTCCGAAGGACTGGTCGTGCAAAACCGCCCTGGCCGCAAACTCGCGCACCATAAGTTGCCCTACGCCCACGTCCACGCCCCGCTGCGCACGCTCGCCGAAGCCGTCGAGGCCATTAAGCCCACCATGCTCGTTGGCGTCTCGGGTCAGCCCGCGACCTTCACCCCGGCGATCCTGCGGCGCATGGCCGAGATCAATAAACGCCCGGTCATCTTCGCGCTTTCCAACCCCACCAGCCAAGCCGAGTGCACCGCCGAGGCTGCTTATCGCGAGACCGACGGACGAGTGCTCTTCGCCAGCGGCAGTCCCTTTGCCCCCGTCATCCTCAACGGCCGCACCTACACCCCCGGCCAAGGTAACAACGTCTACATTTTCCCCGGTGTTGGCTTCGGTGCCCTCGCCTGCGGGGCCAAAGAGGTCACGGACGCCATGTTCCTTGCTGCCGCCCGCCGGCTGGCCGAGTTGGTCACCCCGGCGGACTTGGCGGTTGGCCGGATTTATCCGGCGCTTACCCGGTTGCGCGAAGTTTCGCTCGAGCTGGCGATTGCGGTGGTCGCCGAGGCGCGCAAGGCCGGCCTGGCCACGATCGATTTGCCGGAAGATCCCCGCGAGGCGCTGATCGCCAGCCGCTTTGAGGCGGTCTACCGCGACTACGTTTAA